One segment of Pontibacter akesuensis DNA contains the following:
- the thiH gene encoding 2-iminoacetate synthase ThiH, producing MSFIKIFNQLNWDEIKESIYAKTASDVERALMHPVRSLEDFKALISPAAAPYLEQMAALSQRLTQKRFGKTIQLYLPLYLSNECQNICTYCGFSLDNPTPRTTLTPEQILKEVEVIKSYGYDHVLLVTGEANKTVGVDYFKEVLQLIRPYFSHISMEVQPLDRQEYEQLIPLGLNTVLVYQETYHQEDYKKHHPKGKKSNFAYRLETPDRLGKAGVHKIGLGVLIGLEDWRTDSFFTALHLQYLERTYWQTKYSISFPRLRPFSGGLAPKVDMSDRELVQLICAYRIFNEEVELSLSTRESQHFRNNVVRLGITSISAGSKTDPGGYASGQQALEQFEISDERRPTEIVQMIRNQGYDAIWKDWDNVLG from the coding sequence ATGTCTTTTATAAAAATATTCAATCAGCTCAACTGGGATGAAATAAAGGAAAGCATCTACGCTAAAACAGCGTCAGATGTAGAGCGGGCGCTGATGCACCCGGTCAGGAGCCTGGAGGATTTTAAGGCGCTGATCTCTCCGGCTGCGGCACCTTACCTGGAGCAGATGGCAGCCCTAAGTCAGCGGCTGACGCAGAAGCGGTTCGGCAAAACCATCCAGCTGTACCTGCCTCTGTACCTCTCCAACGAGTGCCAGAACATTTGTACCTACTGCGGCTTTAGCCTGGATAACCCCACCCCTCGTACCACCCTCACGCCAGAGCAGATTCTGAAAGAGGTAGAGGTGATCAAAAGCTATGGCTACGACCATGTGCTGCTGGTAACCGGCGAGGCAAACAAAACGGTTGGTGTGGACTATTTTAAAGAGGTGCTGCAACTAATCAGGCCATACTTCTCGCATATCTCTATGGAGGTGCAGCCGCTGGACCGGCAGGAGTACGAGCAGCTGATTCCGCTGGGCCTGAATACCGTGCTGGTGTACCAGGAAACATATCACCAGGAGGATTACAAAAAGCATCACCCCAAAGGCAAAAAATCAAACTTCGCCTATCGCCTCGAAACACCCGACAGATTGGGCAAAGCAGGTGTCCATAAGATCGGCCTCGGCGTGCTGATCGGGTTGGAAGATTGGCGCACCGATAGCTTTTTTACGGCGCTGCACCTGCAGTACCTGGAGCGTACCTACTGGCAAACCAAGTATAGCATTTCTTTCCCGCGCCTGCGCCCCTTCTCCGGCGGGCTGGCCCCTAAAGTAGACATGAGCGACCGGGAGCTGGTACAACTAATCTGTGCCTATCGTATCTTTAACGAAGAAGTAGAGTTGTCGCTATCTACCCGCGAGAGCCAGCACTTCCGAAACAATGTAGTGCGGCTGGGAATTACCTCCATCAGCGCCGGCTCCAAAACCGACCCAGGCGGCTATGCCTCCGGGCAACAGGCGCTGGAGCAGTTCGAGATCAGCGACGAACGCCGCCCGACCGAGATCGTACAGATGATCCGAAACCAAGGCTATGATGCCATCTGGAAAGATTGGGACAATGTTTTGGGGTAA
- a CDS encoding thiamine phosphate synthase, translated as MISTLHYITQETDKQTHAQAAEAACRAGADWVQLRVKNKPYEVWKALALQTKSICRHYGSTFILNDNPALAAEVGADGVHLGKLEMAPAEARKLLGPTKIIGGTANTFEDVKRLLEQGVDYVGLGPYRFTTTKDNLSPILGLQGYTAILEQCSAAGITIPIVAIGGITAADVPLLLPTGIHGIAVSSAITLAANRAAAISEIKQNLQPLPQHNL; from the coding sequence ATGATCTCGACACTACACTACATCACACAGGAGACAGACAAGCAGACACACGCACAGGCTGCCGAAGCTGCCTGCCGTGCCGGAGCAGACTGGGTACAGCTGCGCGTAAAAAATAAGCCTTACGAAGTATGGAAAGCACTGGCGCTACAGACGAAAAGCATTTGCAGGCACTACGGCAGCACATTTATACTTAACGATAATCCTGCCCTGGCAGCAGAAGTAGGTGCAGATGGGGTACACCTCGGCAAGCTGGAAATGGCTCCGGCAGAAGCTCGAAAGCTACTGGGTCCAACAAAGATTATCGGAGGCACGGCGAATACTTTTGAGGATGTAAAGCGGCTGCTAGAGCAAGGAGTAGATTACGTTGGTCTCGGCCCCTACCGTTTTACAACTACCAAAGACAACCTGAGCCCCATACTAGGCCTGCAAGGCTACACGGCCATACTTGAACAATGCAGCGCAGCTGGCATTACCATACCCATTGTAGCCATTGGTGGCATTACGGCAGCAGATGTGCCGCTGCTCCTACCGACAGGTATACACGGCATTGCAGTCTCTTCGGCTATTACACTCGCGGCAAACAGAGCTGCTGCCATTTCAGAGATCAAGCAAAACCTACAACCGTTACCCCAGCACAACCTATGA
- the thiC gene encoding phosphomethylpyrimidine synthase ThiC → MRQDKTPTASAITRTPFPGSRKVYVPGQLHNIKVAMREISLEDTLTKFLGVEEREQNPPVTVYDTSGPFTDPEVEIDVRQGLARLREEWIVSRGDVEQLPSITSEYGQERLNDASLETLRFQHLSKPYRAKAGQNVTQLHYARKGIITPEMEYIAIRENQRLAENAEMGHQHAGNSFGANTPKGYITPEFVRQEVAAGRAVIPSNINHPESEPMIIGRNFLVKINANIGNSAVTSSIEEEVEKAVWACRWGADTIMDLSTGKNIHETREWIIRNAPVPIGTVPIYQALEKVNGKAEDLTWEIFRDTLIEQAEQGVDYFTIHAGVLLRYVPLTANRVTGIVSRGGSIMAKWCLAHHKENFLYTHFEEICEIMKAYDVAFSLGDGLRPGSIADANDAAQFSELETLGELTKIAWKHDVQVIIEGPGHIPMHLIKENMDKQLEVCGEAPFYTLGPLTTDIAPGYDHITSAIGAAMIGWYGTAMLCYVTPKEHLGLPNKKDVKDGVITYKLAAHAADLAKGHPGAQYRDNALSKARFEFRWQDQFNLALDPDTAREYHDETLPAEGAKVAHFCSMCGPHFCSMKITQELREYAKAKGAEIYS, encoded by the coding sequence ATGAGACAAGACAAAACCCCTACCGCCAGTGCCATTACGCGCACGCCATTTCCGGGCTCACGCAAAGTGTACGTACCGGGCCAGCTACATAATATAAAAGTAGCCATGCGCGAAATCTCCTTAGAAGATACCTTAACCAAGTTTCTGGGTGTAGAAGAGCGCGAGCAGAACCCGCCTGTCACGGTGTATGACACTAGCGGCCCCTTTACCGACCCAGAAGTAGAGATTGATGTGCGTCAGGGCCTGGCAAGGCTTCGCGAAGAGTGGATTGTGAGCCGTGGTGATGTGGAGCAGCTGCCAAGTATAACTTCGGAGTATGGGCAGGAGCGACTGAATGATGCCAGCTTAGAGACATTGCGCTTTCAGCACCTGAGCAAACCGTACCGTGCCAAAGCAGGCCAGAATGTAACGCAGCTGCATTATGCCCGCAAAGGCATCATCACACCAGAGATGGAGTACATCGCCATCCGGGAGAACCAGCGCCTGGCAGAGAATGCAGAAATGGGGCACCAGCATGCCGGTAACAGCTTCGGAGCCAACACACCGAAAGGCTACATCACGCCAGAGTTTGTGCGCCAGGAGGTAGCTGCCGGTCGTGCCGTTATTCCTTCCAACATCAACCACCCCGAGAGCGAACCCATGATCATTGGCCGTAACTTCCTGGTGAAGATCAACGCCAACATCGGTAATTCTGCTGTTACCTCAAGTATAGAGGAAGAAGTCGAGAAAGCTGTTTGGGCCTGCCGTTGGGGCGCCGATACCATCATGGACCTCTCTACAGGCAAAAACATCCACGAAACCCGCGAGTGGATTATACGCAACGCTCCCGTTCCGATTGGCACCGTTCCGATTTACCAGGCGCTGGAAAAAGTGAACGGTAAAGCCGAAGACCTGACGTGGGAGATTTTCCGAGATACTTTGATTGAGCAGGCAGAGCAGGGCGTGGATTACTTTACCATACATGCCGGTGTGCTGCTGCGCTACGTGCCGCTCACGGCTAACCGTGTAACAGGAATAGTTTCGAGAGGTGGCTCTATTATGGCGAAGTGGTGCCTGGCCCATCATAAAGAAAACTTCCTGTACACGCACTTCGAAGAGATCTGCGAGATAATGAAGGCTTACGATGTGGCTTTCTCATTGGGTGACGGCCTGCGCCCTGGCTCTATTGCTGATGCCAACGATGCTGCTCAATTTTCTGAACTGGAGACACTTGGTGAACTGACAAAGATTGCCTGGAAGCATGATGTGCAGGTGATTATCGAGGGCCCTGGGCACATACCGATGCACCTTATTAAAGAGAATATGGACAAGCAACTGGAAGTATGCGGTGAGGCGCCGTTTTATACGTTAGGGCCGCTCACTACCGACATAGCCCCTGGCTACGACCACATCACTTCAGCTATTGGCGCAGCTATGATTGGTTGGTACGGCACCGCTATGCTTTGCTACGTGACACCAAAAGAGCACCTTGGCTTGCCGAACAAAAAGGATGTAAAGGACGGGGTGATCACTTATAAACTAGCTGCCCATGCCGCCGACTTAGCCAAAGGCCACCCGGGCGCGCAGTACCGCGACAATGCCCTGAGCAAAGCCCGCTTCGAATTTCGCTGGCAAGACCAGTTTAACCTTGCCCTCGACCCTGACACCGCCCGTGAATATCATGACGAAACTTTACCTGCCGAAGGTGCCAAAGTAGCGCACTTCTGCTCGATGTGCGGCCCCCACTTCTGCTCTATGAAAATTACGCAGGAGTTACGGGAGTATGCCAAAGCAAAGGGAGCGGAGATTTATTCTTAG
- the moeB gene encoding molybdopterin-synthase adenylyltransferase MoeB — protein MLEKEEVRRYNRQLILPELGQQGQEKLKQAKVLMIGAGGLGCPVLQYLTAAGVGTIGIADMDVVNESNLHRQILYTLADVGKLKAEVAALKLSQQNPFVQFNIHHEGITIENALELVQQYDVVVDGSDNFPTRYLVNDACAILRKPLVFGSIFKFEGQVTVFNYKNGPTYRCLFPEPPGQGEVPNCAETGVIGVLPGIIGTLQANEAIKVISELGEVASGKLLLFDALTLSFSSFKFTRTANAEVKQLQPDYDLAACAAPETSIQEISAQEYKAWLQSGRKVQLLDVREPQEYDLCNIGGELLPLSTLTGKPAGLHLSQEVVVHCQAGSRSKKAIAILQSYFPEVRFYNMKGGLAAWEK, from the coding sequence ATGCTAGAGAAAGAAGAGGTAAGGCGATACAACCGCCAGCTTATACTTCCGGAGTTGGGGCAACAGGGGCAGGAGAAACTGAAGCAGGCAAAAGTACTGATGATTGGCGCTGGCGGCTTGGGCTGTCCGGTGCTGCAGTATTTAACTGCGGCCGGTGTGGGCACCATTGGCATTGCCGATATGGATGTGGTGAATGAAAGTAACCTGCACCGCCAGATACTGTATACCTTGGCTGATGTGGGCAAACTAAAAGCAGAAGTTGCCGCATTGAAATTATCACAGCAGAATCCTTTTGTGCAGTTCAACATTCACCACGAGGGCATTACAATAGAAAACGCACTGGAACTGGTGCAGCAATATGATGTGGTGGTGGATGGCTCTGATAACTTCCCGACGCGCTACCTGGTAAACGATGCCTGCGCCATACTTAGGAAGCCGCTGGTGTTTGGCTCCATCTTTAAATTTGAGGGGCAGGTAACAGTATTCAACTACAAAAACGGCCCCACATACCGCTGCCTTTTCCCGGAACCACCCGGACAGGGCGAGGTGCCTAACTGTGCCGAGACTGGTGTGATTGGCGTGCTGCCGGGTATTATCGGCACACTGCAGGCTAACGAAGCCATAAAAGTGATCTCGGAATTGGGCGAAGTAGCTTCTGGCAAGTTGCTTCTTTTTGATGCACTGACGTTAAGCTTTTCATCTTTCAAATTTACCCGTACTGCAAACGCAGAGGTGAAGCAGTTACAACCAGATTATGACTTGGCTGCCTGTGCTGCACCTGAAACAAGTATACAGGAGATATCTGCACAGGAGTATAAGGCATGGCTGCAAAGTGGCAGAAAAGTACAGCTGCTGGATGTGCGGGAGCCTCAGGAGTATGATCTGTGTAATATTGGAGGGGAGCTTTTACCTTTATCTACCCTTACCGGCAAACCTGCTGGCCTGCACCTGTCGCAGGAAGTGGTTGTGCACTGCCAGGCTGGTAGCCGAAGCAAGAAAGCCATTGCTATACTTCAGTCCTACTTCCCTGAGGTGCGGTTTTATAATATGAAGGGTGGACTGGCTGCCTGGGAGAAGTAG
- a CDS encoding thiazole synthase produces MTPLTIADKIFHSRLFTGTGKFSSGQQMEEALLASGSGLVTIALKRVDVQNEQDDILSHLAHPQFNLLPNTSGVRNAKEAVFAAQLAREALETNWLKLEIHPDPKYLLPDPIETLKAAEELVKLGFVVLPYIHADPVLCKRLEEVGVAAVMPLGSPIGSNNGLQTRAFLEIIIQQSTVPVVVDAGIGAPSHAAEAMELGADAVLVNTAIAVSQQPVQMAKAFKMAVEAGRMAYEAKLAPVGITAHASSPLTAFLDEL; encoded by the coding sequence ATGACACCTTTAACAATAGCCGATAAAATATTTCACTCCCGCCTTTTCACCGGCACGGGCAAGTTCAGCTCCGGTCAGCAAATGGAGGAAGCATTGCTTGCCTCTGGGTCCGGGTTGGTAACAATAGCCCTGAAGCGTGTGGACGTACAGAACGAGCAGGATGATATCCTGTCGCACCTCGCGCACCCGCAGTTTAACCTGCTGCCCAATACTTCTGGCGTGCGCAACGCCAAAGAGGCTGTGTTTGCAGCGCAACTGGCGCGGGAGGCGCTGGAAACAAACTGGCTTAAACTCGAAATTCACCCCGACCCCAAGTACCTTCTCCCTGACCCGATCGAGACACTGAAAGCGGCAGAAGAGCTGGTAAAGCTGGGTTTTGTGGTGCTGCCTTACATACATGCAGACCCGGTGCTGTGTAAACGGCTCGAAGAGGTAGGCGTGGCTGCCGTGATGCCTTTGGGCTCGCCTATTGGTAGCAACAATGGCCTGCAAACCCGTGCTTTCCTGGAGATCATCATACAGCAAAGTACAGTGCCCGTGGTGGTAGATGCTGGTATAGGTGCACCCTCGCATGCAGCAGAAGCGATGGAATTGGGGGCTGATGCAGTATTGGTGAATACAGCCATTGCCGTATCGCAGCAGCCGGTGCAGATGGCAAAAGCCTTCAAAATGGCGGTGGAGGCTGGGCGCATGGCCTACGAAGCAAAGCTGGCTCCTGTCGGGATAACCGCACATGCCAGCAGCCCGCTAACAGCTTTTCTGGATGAGCTGTAA
- the thiS gene encoding sulfur carrier protein ThiS: protein MTIFLNNQAKELSEPSSVSALLQLLQLEQQRGIAVAVNDQVLPRSNWASYLLQPNDRLTLIRATQGG, encoded by the coding sequence ATGACAATTTTCTTAAACAACCAAGCTAAGGAGCTCTCTGAGCCTTCCTCCGTATCTGCTTTGCTTCAGCTTTTGCAACTCGAGCAACAGCGTGGCATAGCCGTGGCCGTTAACGACCAGGTCTTACCCCGAAGCAACTGGGCCTCCTACCTGCTGCAGCCCAACGACCGACTCACGCTCATTCGCGCTACCCAGGGCGGCTGA
- a CDS encoding thiamine phosphate synthase: MQLVVITSPKPVEQEQQICAAMFELGLQTLHLRKPEASISELRVWLKALPEQYHERVMLHTHHQLAEEFEVKGLHFREADRAAAANTLKYDLTFSTSFHTLTQVQQAQPYFDYGFLSPVFQSISKKDYPAAFVTGELREVVPQAKLPLLALGGVTAEKLPLVQEMGFKGAAVLGAVWEQPVPTVAFKELLKQ, translated from the coding sequence ATGCAATTAGTCGTTATCACATCGCCCAAACCAGTAGAGCAGGAGCAGCAAATTTGCGCTGCTATGTTTGAACTTGGGCTGCAAACGCTGCACCTGCGCAAACCCGAGGCAAGTATAAGTGAACTGCGGGTGTGGCTGAAAGCGCTACCAGAGCAGTATCACGAACGTGTCATGCTGCACACACACCACCAACTGGCAGAAGAGTTTGAGGTAAAGGGACTGCATTTCAGAGAGGCAGACAGAGCCGCAGCGGCCAACACACTGAAGTATGACCTAACTTTTTCCACCTCCTTCCATACGCTTACACAAGTACAGCAAGCGCAGCCATACTTTGACTACGGCTTTTTGAGCCCTGTTTTTCAGAGCATTTCTAAAAAAGATTATCCAGCTGCTTTTGTGACAGGTGAACTTCGGGAGGTGGTGCCACAGGCAAAGTTGCCGCTGTTAGCGTTAGGAGGAGTAACAGCAGAAAAGCTGCCGCTGGTGCAGGAGATGGGCTTTAAAGGAGCAGCCGTGTTGGGGGCTGTGTGGGAGCAGCCAGTTCCTACAGTGGCGTTCAAAGAACTGCTAAAGCAGTAA
- a CDS encoding hydroxymethylpyrimidine/phosphomethylpyrimidine kinase, which translates to MKSINYMPKQRPYTLTIAGLDPSGGAGLTADIKTFEALKVQGLSVCTAITYQHESEFEGLDWLSMEQMERQLEIFLRKYKVPYAKIGLVPSLDVLQQLMDVMQKLSPDTRLIWDPILKASAGFTFHEQVQAAQLKELCKQLYLITPNWLEMQQLLPDTPVPEAAAQLSQHCHVLLKGGHNQEKPGYDYLYYKGEAKSFRPKQQVHVGKHGSGCVLSAAITALLAQNYPLHKACRKAKDYTTRFLNSNHTLLGYHHY; encoded by the coding sequence ATGAAAAGTATAAACTACATGCCAAAACAAAGGCCCTATACCCTCACCATCGCCGGGCTTGACCCTAGTGGTGGTGCGGGCTTAACGGCAGACATTAAAACCTTCGAGGCGCTGAAAGTGCAGGGGCTAAGTGTGTGCACTGCCATCACCTACCAGCACGAATCAGAATTTGAGGGCTTAGATTGGCTAAGTATGGAGCAGATGGAGCGGCAGCTTGAGATTTTTTTACGCAAGTATAAAGTGCCCTATGCTAAAATCGGGCTGGTGCCAAGTTTGGACGTATTACAGCAGCTAATGGATGTGATGCAAAAACTCTCGCCTGATACCAGGCTGATCTGGGACCCTATTCTGAAGGCCAGCGCAGGATTCACTTTTCATGAGCAGGTACAGGCGGCGCAGCTAAAGGAGCTTTGTAAGCAGCTATACCTGATTACTCCTAATTGGCTGGAGATGCAACAGCTTCTACCGGATACACCTGTACCAGAAGCCGCTGCCCAGCTAAGCCAACACTGCCATGTACTGCTAAAGGGCGGGCATAACCAGGAGAAACCGGGGTATGATTACTTATACTATAAAGGTGAGGCAAAATCTTTCCGGCCGAAGCAGCAGGTACACGTGGGCAAGCACGGCTCAGGCTGTGTGCTTTCAGCGGCTATCACGGCGTTACTGGCACAAAATTATCCGCTGCACAAAGCCTGCCGCAAAGCCAAAGATTATACTACCCGCTTTCTCAACAGCAACCATACCTTGTTAGGCTATCATCATTATTAA